The region GACACCAGCGGCGGCCATTGCCAGCGAGGCTTTTCCGCCATGACGCGTGTAGGTGAACTGGCCGGGATACTTCTTTTGTTCCGCCTCCGATGCGTCGCGAGAAACGCCTTCAGGGCTGTAATGTTCGCGAACGCTGCTGATCGCCAAATCGACGACTTCCGGAGCTACTTCAATTCCGGTATCCATGGCGCTTCGCAGTGCTTTAGCTTGCATTACGGCGAGACTTAGATCGTGCCCATTATCGCGACGAACGGCCCGATAATCCCATCCGCCGTCTTCCGCTTGGGTAAATGCGATTAGCTTTAGTGCTCGGTCGAGAACGGGGTTAATGCGAGAGTCATTCGTCATGCCATGGGCTTGGCCCAAAACGAATGTCGTCAGTCCATGATTGTACATGTCGCGCTGAGCGTCGGCGTTGTTTAGCAGCCCGGATGGTCGTGGGCTCGACAAAATCTTCGCCAACGCGCGATCGAGCGGCTGACCATATTTGCCACGGCCTGGAGCATGACCGTCGGCCATAAATGCAAGTGCTCCCATGCCGATCAGGCCTAGGTCGTCCGATTGCCAGTCACCGTTGGGCCCTTGATTCTCCGCCAGCCAATTGAGTCCGCGGTCTAGTGCCTGGCGACTTTCCGGCGTAATCTCCCAGTCTCCTTCACCACGTACCGTCGCTGCGCATGGGAATGCTACAAGAAACGCTAATAGAGGGAAAAGTATTCGCGAAAAGGGCATAGGCCTGGCACAGTAAATAAAGGTTAGCCAGTAGTTTCCGACGCTTGCCAACCTCCGACGAAATTAGCCATGGTATGCGTCATCTCTATCTTGGTATGCCCTGGTAGGCAGTAATCGTTACGCGAAAAAGTTACGACGAATGAGAATTCCTGGAAATTAAGTCGCGACGCATGGTTATTTCAGCGTCATCAGCTTCCGGTCGTCTTGATTCTGGTCTTCGTTAAACCAAAAGTGCCATTTTTCGCCCCTAAAGAAAAGCGGACCAGCCGCCGGCGTTTCTTTCGCGGAAATCTCGATCGATTGCAGCGAATCGAAGCTACCATCCTGAAGAGAAATCTTGACGACTTGCAACAGGGCCTCGCCATCTCTTGCGGCAGGGTCTTCGCGAACCAGTCCAATGATCGAGTCGTTGTTGACGCACCAGCTTAAAAGATCTTCTGGCTTAGCAATCACCTGTGTCGCTTCACCGGAGTCGGTTGAAAGTAGCGACCATTGCTGGGGTGCCTCGACAAGCAGCGTTTCTTGGTCGAGTAACTGCACGGACTGAACTTCGGCCGCTGGAAATGTCCAACGAAGGTTTCCGGTCGCCGCATCGATGCATTCCATATTCAACATGCCGGCATGGAACGAGATTGCTTGCTGACCGATGAGTTGGAGATTGCTAAGGTCTTGCGAGGCCCATCGGCCGTCGATTTTTTGCGGAAACGTTAACTGTTTTCGCACCCACTGAAGATGGCCAGAGATATCGCACGATGCCAGCACGCCTCCTAAGTCGAGAAGTAGCTGTTCCCGATGCGCGACAATCTTCCCAATCCCGCGATCAAACCAGGTCTCCCGAATTTGAAAGAGCGGCTGGCTGTCGAGGATTTCGCCGGTAGCCAAGTCGACGCGTGACATTCTCACTGCATAGATCGCATGGGAAATTTCACGAAGGGTTACGATGACGACACGCCCCTGCACAGAAATCGGGTCGGTTGCCAGGACAAGCTGACCATCCAAGTTCGTTGCCCACCGCACTTCGCCTGACTCACGATCGAGACCGTACAGCGCGAACCCTTTTTCGTGCAGCATCCTTGTCACGACAAGATCGCCGGTTAGCAGCGGAACCGCCTGGGTGAACGGGAAGTCAAATGCTTTCCCGCGGTCTTTATCTCGCTCCGATTGCTTCCAGATTTCCTTGTTATTCTTAAGATCAACTTTCCATGTCTCGAATCGATTGCAAAGAAATGCCTGATCTCCGGAGATTGTCATTCCCAGGTTTCGGCCGCGCCAGTCCTCGCGGCGATCTCGAATATCGGTTGGAACACGGTCTTTGTCGCGCCCCCACATACCTCGAAGCACAAACTCGGACGCAGCAAGTTCGGCATCGGTTGGCCAATTTGCTTGGTCTGCTGGTTGAGCATCAGAGGAAGTCTCTTCGTCAGGCGACCGAAACGAAGCTCGGATGACTTCGGTTTCGTTAAGGAGCGAATTCGCCGAAATGGTTTCACTGCCCAGCGGAATTGAAGTGGAAGTCGTTGCATCATCCGCGTCCGACGCATGTCCGAGCATTTCAAGTCGGGCAGCTACGATTGGCTTTAAGTCACGATTCGCCGAGCGAGCTGCTTTCATGTAATGCTGCAACGACGTAGCGAAGTCGCCAGCCGAAGTGGCCTGGTCTCCCAGCCAAAGATGCGCTTGCGCGGCTGCCTGAGTGTCGAAGAATTGAAGCGTTACCAGTTCGACGACGCGTCGATCGCCTCGTTGGATCGCGGCATTCACACGCAACTGAGCGATGTCGGCATGCTCCTTCTCCATTTGCGCGTGCAAGGCATCATGGCTCTGCACTGCCATCTGTATCGCCGCAGGAACCGAGTAAAGGTGGTCAGGGTCGCTGCCTGAAGGGGCAAGGCCTTCCGCGGCCGATTCAGGAATCTGGGTGATCAGTCGGCAAGCATCCGCAATTGCCCCGCTGTCCAGAGCCGCGTTGAGTTCGGCACTGATGTTGTAAGCTTCCTTGCTTAAGTCTTCGACCAGCATCGACGTCGAACGCCCTTCGGTCAGGTAATCTTGGATCTGATTGCCGCGTTGTGTATGGCGAACCGCAATTCCGCCGGCCCAGTTGATAATGGGAAACGAGCTTCGCAGCTTCCGCGAGTCATACGAGTAATAAAGACGAAGCGTTTCGCAGTTCTCGATGATGTCGTCCCAGCGATTTTGTTGAATCGCTGCAAGTATCTCCGCATTGAAGCGTTCCTGCGAGAAATAGCTGAACGGATCACGATTCATCGAAGGCAGGTTCAGCAGTTCGCGACGAAACTCGGCCAGGCCTTGCCGCTCTGGTGTGCGAAGTTGTTGAACGAATAGGTCGCCAAGGGCTTCTTCGCTCCAGCCAATAAAACGTTTCTCGTGGTAGTCCAGCGGCCACGTCTTCGTCAACGCGAGGAAATCCTTGAGGACCTGTTTCTTGGCATCGATTGACGAGGCTGCATCCATCGCTTCGGTACACAGCTGCGTCATATGATCGTACGACGCCGGAGTACATGTGTAGCGGCGAATACGACTGGCAAGATCCGTGGCTAGTTCGCTGCCATTAGGAAGCTCGAACGGCTCTTCGGAATAGGGTGGCCCATCGAGCTGATCCCAAGGAATTTGATCGACTTTCTCCCAATGCTCCTTGGGAAACAAATCGGTCAAACCAGGCAATGCCCGCACGACCACTTTCTCGATGGTGAGTTTGTGATCGCCATCGACTTTGTCTGAGGTTAGGCCCACGAAGTT is a window of Bremerella sp. TYQ1 DNA encoding:
- a CDS encoding squalene--hopene cyclase gives rise to the protein MPFSRILFPLLAFLVAFPCAATVRGEGDWEITPESRQALDRGLNWLAENQGPNGDWQSDDLGLIGMGALAFMADGHAPGRGKYGQPLDRALAKILSSPRPSGLLNNADAQRDMYNHGLTTFVLGQAHGMTNDSRINPVLDRALKLIAFTQAEDGGWDYRAVRRDNGHDLSLAVMQAKALRSAMDTGIEVAPEVVDLAISSVREHYSPEGVSRDASEAEQKKYPGQFTYTRHGGKASLAMAAAGVVCLQEFGQYDDWRIEKNMEVIHEEIAKLKEKTNKNNGRLPFDAYTLYYVGQALYQVGGEDWKRSYPTLRDAVVASQFDKPQDTRSHGMWHAGAHVSGTPGDLYGTAVGCFILAMPNRYLPILQEGRIEALRQEASR
- a CDS encoding PQQ-binding-like beta-propeller repeat protein, with the protein product MNDSTLIELVLESPIDDLTVEQIQAIRARLPESTPLREALSERLQMDHHLVDVLGASGDTPDEFVQKVLQRKQRQSSRSRWSLGFALALFVLVGVSTAAVYQFALKKDSPELAQSENSDTTVVDEEPAGKTAPDEPSPPPATAENPNRSSDPPLDVETQEDPSTGQPAEPSSTIDQEQQQIDALVPRDVEPITFAHLTSLPDADRRDSLTRSQFEKWFAKASDKLPATIEEFRDGDRPQTRMKGWFRLRGQLPQETALRFELSDIHRVRFHFYCGDRGITVVRHQHDYSPWYAYATERSDDGVQPKNLLLEANDGYREHRGPARHYKPVTFYFDEQTSELVFYRGDVEVIRAPLPHTPDEIYFEGESIVRQVNLWPLQAFPDRQEQYPVQVQFDRPADLPWQSKLAEQTKLVKNENGTVSIVAQAPQDRSWICMPIPGYGPRMVELELSGVDRSHGVFLTKPPKRPEEGKAPEVPSPHDGLVFNENRKTGNLYARFSYIWDSGHHVDRNPLEHPSTEVGDHVWVRLLHGAGQIRGWISRDGQHWALLSSEDNDTKEVYNFVGLTSDKVDGDHKLTIEKVVVRALPGLTDLFPKEHWEKVDQIPWDQLDGPPYSEEPFELPNGSELATDLASRIRRYTCTPASYDHMTQLCTEAMDAASSIDAKKQVLKDFLALTKTWPLDYHEKRFIGWSEEALGDLFVQQLRTPERQGLAEFRRELLNLPSMNRDPFSYFSQERFNAEILAAIQQNRWDDIIENCETLRLYYSYDSRKLRSSFPIINWAGGIAVRHTQRGNQIQDYLTEGRSTSMLVEDLSKEAYNISAELNAALDSGAIADACRLITQIPESAAEGLAPSGSDPDHLYSVPAAIQMAVQSHDALHAQMEKEHADIAQLRVNAAIQRGDRRVVELVTLQFFDTQAAAQAHLWLGDQATSAGDFATSLQHYMKAARSANRDLKPIVAARLEMLGHASDADDATTSTSIPLGSETISANSLLNETEVIRASFRSPDEETSSDAQPADQANWPTDAELAASEFVLRGMWGRDKDRVPTDIRDRREDWRGRNLGMTISGDQAFLCNRFETWKVDLKNNKEIWKQSERDKDRGKAFDFPFTQAVPLLTGDLVVTRMLHEKGFALYGLDRESGEVRWATNLDGQLVLATDPISVQGRVVIVTLREISHAIYAVRMSRVDLATGEILDSQPLFQIRETWFDRGIGKIVAHREQLLLDLGGVLASCDISGHLQWVRKQLTFPQKIDGRWASQDLSNLQLIGQQAISFHAGMLNMECIDAATGNLRWTFPAAEVQSVQLLDQETLLVEAPQQWSLLSTDSGEATQVIAKPEDLLSWCVNNDSIIGLVREDPAARDGEALLQVVKISLQDGSFDSLQSIEISAKETPAAGPLFFRGEKWHFWFNEDQNQDDRKLMTLK